One part of the Anser cygnoides isolate HZ-2024a breed goose chromosome 9, Taihu_goose_T2T_genome, whole genome shotgun sequence genome encodes these proteins:
- the HES1 gene encoding transcription factor HES-1 isoform X1, which yields MPADLMEKSSASPVAATPASINATPDKPKTAAEHRKVRAGPCRAVPGRVVPCRALTAALLQSSKPIMEKRRRARINESLGQLKTLILDALKKDSSRHSKLEKADILEMTVKHLRSLQRAQMTAALSTDPTVLGKYRAGFSECMNEVTRFLSTCEGVNTEVRTRLLGHLASCMTQINAMNYPAPPPPPPLPPAAAFGPPLVPPGGGAGPLPGMPCKPGTDAAKVYGGFQLLPASDGQFAFLIPSTAFAPGGAVLPLYGGPPTAATAASPPGPPPGTADSVWRPW from the exons ATGCCGGCCGACCTGATGGAGAAGAGCAGCGCCTCGCCCGTGGCCGCCACCCCCGCCAGCATCAACGCGACGCCCGACAAGCCCAAGACGGCGGCGGAGCACCGCAAGGTaagggccgggccgtgccgtgccgtacCGGGCCGTGTAGTGCCGTGCCGGGCGCTCACCGCCGCTCTCTTGCAGTCGTCCAAGCCCATCATGGAGAagcggcggcgggcgcgcaTCAACGAGAGCCTGGGGCAGCTGAAGACGCTCATCCTGGACGCGCTGAAGAAGGAT AGCTCGCGGCACTCCAAGCTGGAGAAGGCTGACATCCTGGAGATGACCGTCAAGCACCTGCGGAGCCTGCAGCGGGCGCAGATGACCG CTGCGCTGAGCACGGACCCCACGGTGCTGGGCAAGTACCGCGCCGGCTTCAGCGAGTGCATGAACGAGGTGACGCGGTTCCTCTCCACCTGCGAGGGCGTCAACACCGAGGTGCGCACCCGGCTCCTGGGCCACCTGGCCAGCTGCATGACCCAGATCAACGCCATGAACTACCCCGcgccccctccgccgcccccgctgccgccggccGCAGCCTTCGGGCCACCCCTGGTGCCGCCGGGCGGTGGCGCGGGGCCGCTCCCGGGCATGCCCTGCAAGCCGGGCACCGACGCGGCCAAGGTGTACGGCggcttccagctgctgcccgCTTCCGACGGGCAATTCGCCTTCCTCATCCCCAGCACCGCCTTCGCCCccggcggggccgtgctgccCCTCTACGGCGGCCCCCCCACGGCTGCCACTGCCGCCTCGCCGCCTGGCCCGCCACCCGGCACCGCCGACTCGGTGTGGAGACCCTGGTGA
- the HES1 gene encoding transcription factor HES-1 isoform X2: protein MPADLMEKSSASPVAATPASINATPDKPKTAAEHRKSSKPIMEKRRRARINESLGQLKTLILDALKKDSSRHSKLEKADILEMTVKHLRSLQRAQMTAALSTDPTVLGKYRAGFSECMNEVTRFLSTCEGVNTEVRTRLLGHLASCMTQINAMNYPAPPPPPPLPPAAAFGPPLVPPGGGAGPLPGMPCKPGTDAAKVYGGFQLLPASDGQFAFLIPSTAFAPGGAVLPLYGGPPTAATAASPPGPPPGTADSVWRPW, encoded by the exons ATGCCGGCCGACCTGATGGAGAAGAGCAGCGCCTCGCCCGTGGCCGCCACCCCCGCCAGCATCAACGCGACGCCCGACAAGCCCAAGACGGCGGCGGAGCACCGCAAG TCGTCCAAGCCCATCATGGAGAagcggcggcgggcgcgcaTCAACGAGAGCCTGGGGCAGCTGAAGACGCTCATCCTGGACGCGCTGAAGAAGGAT AGCTCGCGGCACTCCAAGCTGGAGAAGGCTGACATCCTGGAGATGACCGTCAAGCACCTGCGGAGCCTGCAGCGGGCGCAGATGACCG CTGCGCTGAGCACGGACCCCACGGTGCTGGGCAAGTACCGCGCCGGCTTCAGCGAGTGCATGAACGAGGTGACGCGGTTCCTCTCCACCTGCGAGGGCGTCAACACCGAGGTGCGCACCCGGCTCCTGGGCCACCTGGCCAGCTGCATGACCCAGATCAACGCCATGAACTACCCCGcgccccctccgccgcccccgctgccgccggccGCAGCCTTCGGGCCACCCCTGGTGCCGCCGGGCGGTGGCGCGGGGCCGCTCCCGGGCATGCCCTGCAAGCCGGGCACCGACGCGGCCAAGGTGTACGGCggcttccagctgctgcccgCTTCCGACGGGCAATTCGCCTTCCTCATCCCCAGCACCGCCTTCGCCCccggcggggccgtgctgccCCTCTACGGCGGCCCCCCCACGGCTGCCACTGCCGCCTCGCCGCCTGGCCCGCCACCCGGCACCGCCGACTCGGTGTGGAGACCCTGGTGA